The genomic segment gggggggggcgcagcttTTCACAGACCCCTGTATGAAAAATCTGCCTTAATATCTATGTATATATTGCAGGGATCCCATCACAGAAAGCCGGGGTGCGGAGTTATATCTCCagtcactgtatactatatactatgGATGAGCGACTGACACTATGGCCACCGCCGCGGCCCCTATAGAAGTGGTCAGTGCTTTGCTAAAGGTGGTTGTCTGAAATAAGAAAATTGGCTATAGGAAACAGCGCCACCCTCTGCATATGGTCtgttctggtattgcagctcaacccCATTGAAGAGCATGAgactgagctgtaataccacaCTCAACCAGTGGACagatgtggcgctgtttctggaaaaaAGCAGCTAATGCTCCCAATTCTTcacactcttccccccccccccccctatatatCTGCATATGTAGACCTGTCAGGACTCTAGGAAAGCTGGATGACTTCCCCACTGCGTCTATTCTCTTTATCCAGCAATTTTCCTGCTATAAATATAAAATAATGGGATCGAAGTTTTATCCAAAGCTGAgatttgtcttttttatttttggggTGAATGTTCCTTTAGGTTGCCGGCACGTCCCCCCCGCACTTGTCCCCCCCGcgctcgtccccccccccccccgcgctcgcCCCCCCCCGCGCTCGTCCCCCCGCGCTCGTCCCCGATCGTCTCCTAATCCTGGGCTTGTTTAGCTTCGCTTTCTCTTGAAAACTgtggaaagaagaagaaaaagagaagGTTTTACTGTGCGGCTCCTCGGACCCTCGAAGCAGAGACTTAAGACACAATGGGAGACAGGAAAGCGGGGGCGACACCGAGCGGATACTTTCTATCCGGGAATATTGATTTAATCCTCGCTCGTCATTGTGTCTAATAATGTAACACATAGAAATACAGAGCGGCGCGGGTCTAATGAAGAATATCGATTATCTTGCGTGGTGCGCCGACAACTTTATTATTGACGGCTTTATCCACACACAGTATACGGATACTGTGAATACGTGTATATACAGCGGGGGATGGAAATCGCCCCAAGGAGTTCTCACAAGGCAGAAGTAACTTAAAGATGCTGTATGCCATTAATATCCACCTTCATTGATCAGAAACCCACAGCTGCTGCCTCCGACTGTCCtgacatgctgggggttgtagtttcaCGGCAGCTGGAGAGCTACAATTTGTAGACTGGTTTATTCATTTCATTGAGGTCCAAACTTATTTAATCACAAATTATATACTTTTCACTGACTGCTGTGACCACTAGGGGGACCTAACTCCATATGGATCTATACAACTTGTACTGAATTCAATGGGagatgcataaatctgtatgtaaagcgctccctctagtggtggctgtataaatctatatatagtgagctccctctagtggtgactgtataaatctgtatgtagtgacctccctctagtggtggctgtataaatctgtatgtagtgagctccctctagtggtggctgtataaatctgtatgtagtgagctccctctagtggtgactgtataaatctgtatgtagtgagctccctctagtggtggctgtataaatctgtatgtagtgagctccctctagtggtggctgtataaatctgtatgtagtgagctccctctagtggtggctgtataaatctgtatgtagtgagctccctctagtggtggctgtataaatctgtatgtagtgagctccctctagtggtggctgtataaatctgtatgtagtgagctccctctagtggtggctgtataaatctgtatgtagtgagctccctctagtggtggctgtataaatctgtatgtagtgagctccctctagtggtggctgtataaatctgtatgtagtgagctccctctagtggtggctgtataaatctgtatgtagtgagctccctctagtggtggctgtataaatctgtatgtagtgagctccctctagtggtagctgtataaatctgtatgtagtgagctccctctagtggtgactgtataaatctgtatgtagtgagctccctctagtggtagctgtataaatctgtatgtagtgagctccctctagtggtggctgtataaatctgtatgtagtgagctccctctagtggtggttgtataaatctgtatgtagtgagctccctctagtggtggctgtataaatctgtatgtagtgagctccctctagtggtagctgtataaatctgtatgtagtgagctccctctagtggtggatgtataaatctgtatgtagtgagctccctctagtggtggctgtataaatctgtatgtagtgagctccctctagtggtagctgtataaatctgtatgtagtgagctccctctagtggtggctgtataaatctgtatgtagtgagctccctctagtggtgactgtataaatctgtatgtagtgagctccctctagtggtggctgtataaatctgtatgtagtgagctccctctagtggtggttgtataaatctgtatgtagtgagctccctctagtggtggctgtatatatctgtatgtagtgagctccccctaatggtggctgtataaatctgtatgtagtgagctccccctaatggtggctgtataaatctgtatgtagtgagctccccctagtggtggctgtataaatctgtatgtagtgagctccctctagtggtggctgtataaatctgtatgtagtgagctccccctaatggtggctgtataaatctgtatgtagtgagctccccctaatggtggctgtacATCGGGAACTCTGAATGTCAGTgactttatatatttatatacaaaaGTTCAAAACCTGAAGAGACTGTAAACTTCTGAGAGCTGAGGATTTGTTACAGTGTATCCAGTCGTCTGCGCGCATTTCTATGAtccagtttgttacaatgtatcagtgctgtATCACCTTGTTTTGCTCACAGATAATGGTCTTAAAAGGGATGAactgtagcaaaccctcagctgtaagAAGTATTGGATTAGGAGGAGATGACTCCTGGAtgtaaaaaataattataattatgttttaattttaaaaaagttttccaaCTCTTCCTGAGCTAATATCAGTAATGTCAGCAGAGGGCACCATAAGTATTAGAAGACCCCCCAATCCTTACCCGGCGTCCGCAGCCCATGCCACTCTGGGTGCCAATTCTGTCAATCCGAGAGCCAAAGCAATCTGAAGACCTCCTCATGCTGCGGGGGGCGTTCAGCAGCTCTCGCAGCTTGTTCTTCAGAGGGGAGATTTTATCAGGCTGAGCCCAGGACCCCCGGTTGTAGCCCATGTCTGCGGGGGGCCGGGCGGCTTCTCCAGCCCAGGATGGAGCGGAATTTGCAGATTGGAGGGGATCGGATGAATCGTAGTTTCCTACAAACACGTCTTGAGCTGGAATTTCTGGTTCTTCTACGGGAAGTTTATCTTCTAAGCGTTCCAGGAGACCCTATAGAAAGAGAAATGTTTCCACGTAATACACCGCTTCTGTCCATGACTTCACCTTAAGGATC from the Anomaloglossus baeobatrachus isolate aAnoBae1 chromosome 11, aAnoBae1.hap1, whole genome shotgun sequence genome contains:
- the LOC142256491 gene encoding natriuretic peptides A-like, yielding MGTAILGNLSCLLLLLALTTKSYGGPVYNAMISSDLSDLKGLLERLEDKLPVEEPEIPAQDVFVGNYDSSDPLQSANSAPSWAGEAARPPADMGYNRGSWAQPDKISPLKNKLRELLNAPRSMRRSSDCFGSRIDRIGTQSGMGCGRRFSRESEAKQAQD